From the Agromyces laixinhei genome, the window TCGCACAGTAGGGGCGCCCATGACCGCGATCACGCTCGACGGCGTCGCCACCGCGACGGCCGTCAAGTCCGAACTCGCCTCGCGCATCCAGCTGCTCAAGGCCCACGGCGTCGTGCCGGGGCTCGGCACGCTGCTCGTGGGCGACGACCCGGGATCTCGTTCGTACGTCGCGGGCAAGCACCGCGACTGCGCCGAGGTCGGCATCGAGTCCATCCGCATCGACCTGCCCGCCTCGGCCACCACGGCCGACGTGCGCGCCGCGATCCGCGATCTCAACGCGGCGTCCGAGGTGACCGGCTACATCGTGCAGCTGCCGCTGCCGGCCGGCCACGACGAGAACGCGATGCTCGAGCTCATCGACCCCGACAAGGACGCCGACGGGCTGCATCCGACCAACCTCGGCCGGCTCGTGCTCGGCATCGAGGGCGAGTTGCAGTCGCCGCTGCCGTGCACGCCTGCCGGCATCGTCGAGATGCTGCGTCGTTACGACGTGCCGATCCGCGGGCGCCACGTCACCGTGATCGGCCGCGGACTCACCGTCGGCCGCCCGCTCGGGCTGCTGTTCACCCGCAAGGGCCTCGACGCCACGGTCACGCTCACGCACTCGCGCACCGAAGACCTCGCCGCGGAGGTGCGCCGCGCCGACATCGTCGTGGCCGCCGTCGGTGTGCCGCACCTCGTGCAGGCCGAGTGGATCAAGCCCGGCGCCGCCGTGCTCGACGTCGGCATCACGCGCGTGCAAGACGAGGACACGGGCAAGGGCAAGCTCACGGGTGACGTCGACCCGGCGGTCGCCGGTGTCGCCGGACACCTGTCGCCGAACCCCGGCGGCGTGGGTCCGATGACCCGCGCGATGCTGCTCGCGAACGTCGTCAAGGCCGCCGAGCAGCGCCTGCACCCGTAGTCGACCTGCCGGTCGCCCGGTGTTCACCATGTGTGCACCGGGCGGTCGCGTTGTGGCCGTAGCTTCGCGGCATGGCACGTGTGACCCCCGCCGAAGCATCCGGCGCCTCCGCCGCCCCGAAGAACGGGGTCGCAGAGCGAACGGATGTCGCGACCGCGCTGGCGACGGCGATCATCCCAGCTCGCGGCGGGTCGAAGGGCTTGCCGGGCAAGAACGTGGCACGAGTGGGCGGCGTGCCGCTCGTCGCGCGCGCCGTGCGTGCGGCGCTCGCGGCCGAGCGCATCGGACGCGTCGTCGTCACGACCGATGACGAGGCGATCGCGGGCGCCGCACGCGCTGCGGGCGCCGAAACGGTCGCGCGGCCCGCCGAGCTGGCCGGATGCACGGCGACGAGCGAGTCCGCGGTGCTGCACGCCCTCGAGGCGCTCGGCGCGACCGCGCCCGCGCCCGAGGATGCTGCCGATGCTGCCGATGCCGCCGTCACCGACGCGATCACCGTGTTCATCCAGGCCACCTCGCCCTTCATCGACCCGGCCGACCTCGACGCGGCGATCGAGACCGTCGCCCGCGACGAGCGCGACGTCGTGTTCTCGGCGACGCCGAGCCACGTCTTCCTCTGGCGCGACGCCGGCGGCGACACCGTGGGCGTCAACCACGACGCGGCACATCGCCCGCGACGACAGGATCGGGAGCCCGAGTACGCCGAGACTGGGGCGTTCTACGTGATGCGCACCGGCGGGTTCGTCCGGCACGGCCATCGATTCTTCGGACGCGTGGGAATCCAGCGCGTCAACGCCGATCATGCGATCGAGATCGACGATGCGGCCGACCTGGCGCGGGCGAATGCGCTGGCCCGGGCGATCGATCTCGCGCCGCTGCATCCGCTGCCGCTCATCGACGTCGACGCCGTGGTCACGGACTTCGACGGAGTGCACACCGATGACACCGTGATGGTCGACGAGCTCGGGCGGGAAACGGTGCGGGTCGGCCGCAGCGACGGCTACGGGATCGCTCGCCTCAGGGCCGCAGGCGTGCCAGTGCTCATCCTCTCCGCAGAGGAGAACCCCGTCGTGGCGCGTCGCGCCGAGAAGCTCGGCGTCGAGTGTGCGCAGGGCATCGCCGAGAAGGGGTCGGTGCTCCGCGAGTGGGCGGCGCTCCGCGGCATCCGCCTCGATCGCATCGCCTACCTCGGCAACGACCACGGAGATCTGCCCGCGCTCTCCGGCGTCGGCTGGCCGATCGCCGTCGCCGACGCGGCCCCCGCCGTGCTCGATGTCGTCAGGCACGTGCTCGTGCACCGCGGCGGAAGCGGCGCCGTGCGGGAGCTCGCCGACCTCGTACTCGCGGCTCGGGCGAGCGATTCCGCGACGAAGCAGGCAGCGCTTCTCACCGATCCGACCTTCGACACCTCAGGAGTGCACGCATGACCGCAATTCGAATCGGCCGATCGACGGTCGGCGCCGAGTACCCCGTCTACGTCATCGGCGAGATCGGCCTGAACCACAACGGCGACGTCGAGATCGCGAAGCGACTGATCGACGTGGCCGTCGAGGCGGGCGCGCAAGCCGTGAAGTTCCAGAAGCGCACTCCCGAGATCGCGACCCCCGAGCACATGCGGGATGTGCCGCGCGAGACTCCGTGGGGCACGATGAGCTACCTCGACTACCGGCGGCGCGTGGAGTTCGGCGAGCCCGAGTACCTCGAGATCGCGTCGTATGCGATGCGCTCCGGCATCGACTGGTTCGCCTCCCCGTGGGACGTGCCGTCGGTCGAGTTCCTCGAGGGGCTCGACGTCGTGGCGCACAAGGTCGCGTCGGCGTCGGTGACCGACCTCGCACTGCTCGAGGCGATCGCGCAGACGGGCAAGCCGGTGATCCTCTCGACCGGCATGTCGACGCTCGACGAGATCGACCGCGCCGTCGGGACGCTCGGCACCGACCGGCTCGTCATGTTGCACGCGACCTCCAGCTACCCGATGCCGCCCGAAGAGGCCAACCTGCGCACGATCGAGACGTTGCGCGGGCGATACTCGGGCGTTCCGATCGGGTACTCGGGGCACGAGCGGGGCCTGCAGATCTCGCTCGCCGCGGTCGCCCTCGGCGCCGTCGCGGTCGAACGTCACATCACGCTCGACCGCGCCATGTGGGGCTCCGACCAGGCGGCATCGCTCGAGCCGACCGGGTTCGAGCACCTCGTGCGCGACATCCGCGTGATCGCCGACGCGATGGGCGACGGCGTCAAGCGAGTCTTCCCGGGCGAAGAGGCGCCGCGCGCCAAGCTCCGGCGCGTGCCGGCCCTGTGAGCGCCGGCCGGCGCCTGCTCGTCATCGCCGACTCGGATTCGTACGTCAAGTGGGGCGCGGGGTTCGCGTCGCGGCTGCCCGAGGGCTGGCGGACCGACCTTGCCGTGCTGCAGACGCCGGTGCTGCCGAGCGCCAGGCAATTGCGTGCCGCGCTTGCGGGCTCGACGTTCGCACCTGACACCGTCGCGACGCTTCGCCTCGAAGAGCTCGAGGAACGCCTCGTCGCCGTTCGCCCCGATGTCGTGCTGCTCGCGTTGCGCGGGCCGCTGGTGCGGGTTGTCGCGCCGCTCCTCGGCAGCGGCGCCGATCGCGCCGTGCTCGTGAGCGGCTTCCCCGGCCTGACGATCCCCGCCGCGCCGAAGGCGATCGTGTATCGCGAGCAGGTCGATCTCATCGTGTTGCACAGCCGCCGCGAGGTGCGCGAGTTCCGTGCGAACGCCGCGAGCCTCGGCGTCTCGGTGGAGTTCGGTCTCGCGACCCTCCCGTTCCTCTCCGACGAAGCGCTGACGGATGTCGCAGCCGACGATTCCCGGAGCGACCTCGTCTTCGCGGCGCAGGCGAAAGTTCCGGCCGACCGCGAGGATCGGGTGCGGTTGCTCGGCTGGCTCGCCGACGCCGCTCGGCGGCGCCCCTCACGACGTGTCGTGGTGAAGGTTCGGGCTCGCCGGGGTGAGGCGCAGACGCACGCCGAGGCGTTCGACTACGCCGAACTGCTCGCCGATCCCGAGGTGCGACGTGAACTCGGCGGCACGCTGCCGCCGAATCTCGTCGTGGAGGACGGCCCGATGTCGGCGCACCTCGCGAGCGCCGTGGGCCTCGTGACCGTGAGCTCGACGGCGGTGCTCGAGGCTGTCGCGGCCGGGCTGCCCGCGTTGCTCGTCGACGAGTTCGGGGTCGAGCCGAAGCTCATCAACACCGTGTTCGAGGGCAGTGGGCTGTTCGGAGGGGCCGATGCGCTCGCAGGCTGGGTGCTCCGGCATCCGAACGCCGGGTGGCTCGTCGACAACTACTTCCACGGCGGCGAACACGACGACTGGGAGGCGCAGCTCTCGGCGCTCCTCGATCGGCGTGCCGCCGGGGCGCTCGCGCCGCGTGAGCGCGCGCACAATCTCACCGGCGGAGCGCTGCGCCGTGCATTCGAACGCAAGCGCATGCTCGGCGAGCACGATCGTACGTTCACGGGCGCCGCCGCGATGGCCGTGGCGATCCCGGCTCGATGGGTCGTTCGTCGGGTACGGCGGATGCGGCGACTGCTCGCGCCGGTCAGCGGTGCGGCCACGGCCGACGCCTGACCGGGCTCCGACTCTCCCGCGTCAGTCGACGGGCGCGGAGTGCTCCTCGACGTGGAGCAGGTACGCCGCGGCATTGCGCTGGATGCCGGCTCGCTCGATGTCGCTGAGCTCGCGGCGAACCTTGGCCGGAATCCCGGCGACGAGCGAGCCCGGCGGCACGACCGTGCCCTCGAGCACCACGGCGCCGGCGGCGACGAGCGACCCCGCCCCGACCACCGCTCCGTTCAACACGGTCGCGTTCATGCCGACGAGGCTGTGGTCTTCGATCGTGCAGCCGTGCAGTACCGCGCCGTGCCCGACCGACACCCCGCGGCCGACGTTCAACGGGTAGCCTGCGTCGACATGGCAGACGACGGTGTCCTGCAGGTTCGCTCCCTCGCCGATGCGGATCGGCTCGGCTTCGGCACGGAGCACGGCGTTGTACCAGACGCTCGATCCGGCGGCGAGCTGCACGTCGCCGACGATCACCGCTCCCGCGGCCACGAAGGCCGTCTCGTCGAGAACGGGCGGCGCGATGCCGGCGATGGTCAGGACACGGGCGGAGGGGTCTGCTGGCATGCCGCCAGCCTACGCGCGCACGAGCCGGGTGATGAGTCGGTAGGCCGCGCCGATGGCGAGCACGGCGACGCCCACGACGACCGAGACGGGCGGAAGGGATGCGACGAGCACGAGGCATCCGATCGCCCCCAGCGCGGAGAGCGCTCGGGGGAAGCGCCGCTCCGACCGCGGCTGGGTGATCGCCGCGAGGTTCGCAACGAGGTAGTAGAGCAGCACCCCGAACGAGGAGAAGCCGATCGCCTCGCGCAGGTCGACCGTCGCGACGAGCACGACGACGACGAGGGCGACGGCGATCTCGGCGACGTCTGGCACCCGGAACCGCGGATGCACCCGGGCCAGTATGCGGGGGAATTCGTCGTCGCGTGCCATCGCCAGGGTCGTGCGGCCGACGCCCGCGATGAGGGCGAGCAGCGCCCCCAGCGCCGCCACGGCAGCACCGAGGCGCACGACGGGCGAGGCCCACTGCCATCCGGCGGCTTCGACGACGTCGACGAGCGGGGCGACGGATGCCGCGAGCCCGTCCGGCCCGAGGGAGCCGAGCGACGCCGCGCCGACGGCGGCATACACGAGCACCGCGACGGCGAACGCGATGCCGATCGCCCGGGGGATCGTGCGCGACGGGTCTCT encodes:
- a CDS encoding bifunctional methylenetetrahydrofolate dehydrogenase/methenyltetrahydrofolate cyclohydrolase; translation: MTAITLDGVATATAVKSELASRIQLLKAHGVVPGLGTLLVGDDPGSRSYVAGKHRDCAEVGIESIRIDLPASATTADVRAAIRDLNAASEVTGYIVQLPLPAGHDENAMLELIDPDKDADGLHPTNLGRLVLGIEGELQSPLPCTPAGIVEMLRRYDVPIRGRHVTVIGRGLTVGRPLGLLFTRKGLDATVTLTHSRTEDLAAEVRRADIVVAAVGVPHLVQAEWIKPGAAVLDVGITRVQDEDTGKGKLTGDVDPAVAGVAGHLSPNPGGVGPMTRAMLLANVVKAAEQRLHP
- a CDS encoding acylneuraminate cytidylyltransferase, with the translated sequence MARVTPAEASGASAAPKNGVAERTDVATALATAIIPARGGSKGLPGKNVARVGGVPLVARAVRAALAAERIGRVVVTTDDEAIAGAARAAGAETVARPAELAGCTATSESAVLHALEALGATAPAPEDAADAADAAVTDAITVFIQATSPFIDPADLDAAIETVARDERDVVFSATPSHVFLWRDAGGDTVGVNHDAAHRPRRQDREPEYAETGAFYVMRTGGFVRHGHRFFGRVGIQRVNADHAIEIDDAADLARANALARAIDLAPLHPLPLIDVDAVVTDFDGVHTDDTVMVDELGRETVRVGRSDGYGIARLRAAGVPVLILSAEENPVVARRAEKLGVECAQGIAEKGSVLREWAALRGIRLDRIAYLGNDHGDLPALSGVGWPIAVADAAPAVLDVVRHVLVHRGGSGAVRELADLVLAARASDSATKQAALLTDPTFDTSGVHA
- a CDS encoding N-acetylneuraminate synthase family protein codes for the protein MTAIRIGRSTVGAEYPVYVIGEIGLNHNGDVEIAKRLIDVAVEAGAQAVKFQKRTPEIATPEHMRDVPRETPWGTMSYLDYRRRVEFGEPEYLEIASYAMRSGIDWFASPWDVPSVEFLEGLDVVAHKVASASVTDLALLEAIAQTGKPVILSTGMSTLDEIDRAVGTLGTDRLVMLHATSSYPMPPEEANLRTIETLRGRYSGVPIGYSGHERGLQISLAAVALGAVAVERHITLDRAMWGSDQAASLEPTGFEHLVRDIRVIADAMGDGVKRVFPGEEAPRAKLRRVPAL
- a CDS encoding DUF6716 putative glycosyltransferase; this encodes MSAGRRLLVIADSDSYVKWGAGFASRLPEGWRTDLAVLQTPVLPSARQLRAALAGSTFAPDTVATLRLEELEERLVAVRPDVVLLALRGPLVRVVAPLLGSGADRAVLVSGFPGLTIPAAPKAIVYREQVDLIVLHSRREVREFRANAASLGVSVEFGLATLPFLSDEALTDVAADDSRSDLVFAAQAKVPADREDRVRLLGWLADAARRRPSRRVVVKVRARRGEAQTHAEAFDYAELLADPEVRRELGGTLPPNLVVEDGPMSAHLASAVGLVTVSSTAVLEAVAAGLPALLVDEFGVEPKLINTVFEGSGLFGGADALAGWVLRHPNAGWLVDNYFHGGEHDDWEAQLSALLDRRAAGALAPRERAHNLTGGALRRAFERKRMLGEHDRTFTGAAAMAVAIPARWVVRRVRRMRRLLAPVSGAATADA
- a CDS encoding gamma carbonic anhydrase family protein, producing the protein MPADPSARVLTIAGIAPPVLDETAFVAAGAVIVGDVQLAAGSSVWYNAVLRAEAEPIRIGEGANLQDTVVCHVDAGYPLNVGRGVSVGHGAVLHGCTIEDHSLVGMNATVLNGAVVGAGSLVAAGAVVLEGTVVPPGSLVAGIPAKVRRELSDIERAGIQRNAAAYLLHVEEHSAPVD